One genomic window of Methanosarcina acetivorans C2A includes the following:
- a CDS encoding polyphosphate kinase 2 family protein, which produces MATKIEDAETRIEDAETRIEDVEARIEALMEFMRVPPGRKINLRKDYDPGFTGRWMKKAEAKEILARGIQMLAEMQDKLWAQNQYALLMVLQALDAAGKDGTIKHVMSGVNPQGVDVYSFKAPSGEERDHDYMWRNFKVLPARGDIGIFNRSYYEEVLVVRVHPEILAGQQLPPALKDRDIWKRRFEEINNFEKYLVDNGIIVVKFFLYVSKEAQKKRFLKRTMLPEKNWKFSAADIKERAHWDDYIDAYEDMFNHTSTEWAPWYIVPADHKWFTRLAVAAVLYSTMKKLDLAYPTVSEQQKQALLVAKEELENEDGGRKDKAVVKAKAKGKKNR; this is translated from the coding sequence ATGGCAACCAAAATTGAAGATGCGGAAACCAGAATTGAAGATGCGGAAACCAGAATTGAAGATGTGGAAGCCAGAATTGAAGCATTGATGGAATTCATGAGGGTCCCGCCCGGCAGGAAGATCAACCTGAGGAAGGACTATGATCCCGGTTTCACCGGCAGATGGATGAAGAAAGCGGAGGCAAAAGAGATCCTGGCCAGAGGTATCCAGATGCTCGCCGAGATGCAGGACAAGCTCTGGGCCCAGAACCAGTATGCACTGCTTATGGTCCTTCAGGCCCTCGATGCAGCCGGCAAGGACGGCACCATCAAGCACGTCATGTCGGGGGTCAACCCGCAGGGGGTCGATGTCTACAGTTTCAAGGCGCCTTCCGGCGAAGAACGGGACCACGATTATATGTGGCGAAACTTCAAGGTCCTGCCCGCTCGCGGTGACATCGGGATTTTCAACCGTTCCTACTATGAAGAAGTCCTTGTTGTGCGCGTGCATCCCGAGATCCTCGCCGGCCAGCAGCTCCCGCCCGCATTGAAGGACAGGGATATCTGGAAACGGCGCTTCGAAGAGATCAACAACTTCGAGAAGTACCTGGTCGACAACGGCATCATTGTCGTCAAGTTCTTCCTCTACGTGTCCAAAGAAGCCCAGAAGAAGCGTTTCCTGAAGCGGACCATGTTGCCTGAGAAGAACTGGAAGTTCTCTGCAGCTGACATAAAAGAGCGGGCCCATTGGGACGATTATATCGACGCCTACGAAGACATGTTCAACCATACAAGTACTGAGTGGGCACCCTGGTATATCGTACCTGCCGATCATAAGTGGTTCACACGGCTGGCCGTTGCTGCCGTACTATACAGCACTATGAAAAAACTCGACCTGGCCTATCCTACAGTCAGTGAGCAGCAGAAACAGGCTTTGCTTGTGGCTAAAGAAGAGCTCGAGAACGAGGACGGGGGTCGGAAGGATAAAGCTGTCGTAAAGGCCAAAGCGAAAGGCAAGAAGAACAGGTAA
- a CDS encoding MFS transporter: MFVLVIDTTIMNVSISALISDFNTNVTTVQGAITLYALVMASFMITGGKIGDIIGRKRAFRLGLVIYGVGSLLTAISPTIGVLFVGWSILEGLGATLVMPAIQTLVTSNYEGEDRAIAYGIIGGIVASGIALGPIIGGWLTTAYTWRLAFAGEVVIVIIVLALSRAILDAPLKAGEEPKLDVIGSILSALGMGLIVFGILMAGTYGWWKARQTFSIAGIEISPFGLSPTPVFIAAGVVILLGFAAWERHLISSGGMPLVRLDVLRDRRVTSGILTQMVQTLLFGGFLFSMALFLQIVLGLNAMQTGFVYLPLSIPLLIASLTASRLSIFIASKRIIQAGLVILLAGLFLAIATIDVEVRGLGLMTGFALIGIGGGLIASQVMNLVLSQVTPERTSETAALMGTSQNLGMAIGTALMGSLLVAGLAVGAITLIDDSTAIPEDLKPDLVSAVEENVQFLSNEELQTALEGVPSDLAAEILRINEIARIKGIRTSLLGLVLVTIFGIFVSAFLPPEILVSKKE, translated from the coding sequence ATGTTCGTGCTCGTTATTGATACCACAATCATGAACGTTTCGATTTCAGCACTTATAAGTGACTTCAATACGAACGTAACTACCGTCCAGGGCGCTATTACTCTGTATGCGCTTGTTATGGCATCCTTTATGATCACAGGGGGCAAAATCGGAGATATCATTGGGAGAAAACGAGCATTCAGGCTCGGACTGGTGATATACGGGGTGGGGTCACTCCTGACGGCGATCAGCCCGACAATAGGTGTACTGTTTGTGGGCTGGTCGATCCTTGAAGGACTGGGGGCAACCCTTGTCATGCCTGCCATCCAGACTCTCGTGACCTCAAACTACGAAGGGGAAGATCGCGCCATTGCTTATGGGATAATTGGGGGAATCGTTGCAAGCGGAATTGCTCTTGGCCCTATCATAGGAGGCTGGCTCACAACCGCATACACCTGGCGGCTTGCCTTTGCTGGAGAGGTGGTGATAGTGATCATTGTCCTGGCTTTAAGCCGCGCTATCCTGGATGCGCCTCTTAAGGCCGGAGAAGAACCGAAGCTGGATGTAATCGGGTCTATTCTCTCCGCGCTGGGAATGGGACTTATCGTTTTTGGTATATTGATGGCAGGGACCTACGGCTGGTGGAAGGCACGCCAGACTTTTTCAATAGCAGGGATTGAAATTTCCCCGTTCGGCCTTTCCCCAACTCCCGTATTCATTGCAGCAGGAGTCGTTATCCTGCTTGGTTTTGCCGCCTGGGAACGCCATCTCATTAGCAGCGGGGGAATGCCGCTCGTAAGGCTCGACGTGCTCAGGGACCGCAGGGTCACATCGGGAATTCTCACCCAGATGGTCCAGACCCTCCTTTTCGGAGGTTTCCTGTTCAGCATGGCTCTCTTTCTTCAGATCGTCCTGGGCTTAAACGCGATGCAGACCGGCTTTGTCTACCTGCCTCTTTCCATACCGCTTTTGATAGCCTCACTAACGGCATCCCGGCTCTCCATCTTCATTGCCTCGAAGCGCATCATCCAGGCCGGACTGGTCATACTTCTCGCGGGTCTTTTTCTGGCTATCGCAACTATTGACGTAGAGGTAAGAGGACTTGGCCTTATGACCGGCTTTGCCCTGATAGGTATAGGCGGGGGGCTTATAGCATCCCAGGTGATGAACCTCGTGCTTTCCCAGGTAACTCCCGAAAGGACAAGCGAGACGGCTGCCCTGATGGGCACTTCCCAGAACCTTGGCATGGCCATCGGGACTGCGCTTATGGGCTCTCTTCTGGTTGCGGGCCTGGCAGTCGGAGCCATTACCTTAATCGACGACAGTACTGCCATTCCGGAGGATCTCAAGCCCGACCTGGTATCTGCGGTAGAAGAGAATGTGCAGTTTTTGAGCAACGAGGAACTGCAGACCGCCCTGGAAGGTGTCCCCTCTGACCTTGCAGCGGAAATCCTGAGAATCAACGAAATCGCTCGCATTAAGGGGATAAGAACTTCCCTCCTGGGGCTGGTGCTTGTTACAATATTCGGCATATTCGTCTCGGCATTCCTGCCGCCTGAAATCCTGGTCTCTAAAAAAGAATGA
- a CDS encoding NosD domain-containing protein → MRNMNITIRLLLSLILILGLAAAGSAEAEESETVEQLTLTANPVAEGSSGADYSLAPVNPEFLEYREQMDEMENIDDLIFSVRSSLTSETESETEPEQKTVVHTTGLNPAPVDLSHLKALEDAEDSGSFEPFYDLRELGKVSPVKDQKDSGSCWAHGAYSSLESYLLPSETWDFSENNMKNLLTPYYPESFDYYEGGVTLMSVAYLTRWSGPVVETDDLYDSHSILSPDGLPTVKHVQEVLFIPDRQGALDNENIKRALQEYGAVASTIYIDLAYFNSFNNSYYYPDEEFSNHLVAIVGWDDSFDKNKFNPAAPGDGAFIVKNSWGSDWGDEGYFYVSYYDSKIGTDNAIYTAESLDDYDSIYQYDPLGWVSSFGYAQKSFAWTANIFAAGENETLSAVSFYTTDSGAEYEVYIYTDPISGPINPKGPEASEKGTFTCAGYHTVRLDQGVPLTKGQNFSVLLRFSAPEYGYPVALEYPIDGYSSQASSGAGESYVSPDGISWVDLSSILENSNACIKAFTDRDVAPEAAFVLNVTSGASPLAVSFIDASRNSPSAWSWDFGDGSNSTEQNPVHSYSEEGLYTVTLSVENEFGANGTSRIDCVSVGKQAVILYVDDDNVCGTSSNTYSSIQEAVDRATAGSTIIVRDGWYSETVNVDKPLTIRSECGPEATVVQSDKQEDSVFYVTADSVNISGFFIIGAGDYSGSILSNCGILLYNVRGNNICNNILTDNLLGICMYGSSDNTVQANNAISNTHTGIYLYDSPNNTLFRNKAISNGYGICLRASGDNRLRRNEMVNNKYNLKITDFSSINDIDKSNTVNRKSVYHIVGKSDLEINASFGAGTVFCIDCQNVTVRDLALENNYWGLVLCNTSNFLLENNTLEDNDIGMYLLDSGYGKIANNSAVSNGDYGILFENACENSVENNTADSNKLYGLYLSSSWGNTLRNNTMSDNYFNFGAGGVLEPNRIETNNLVDGKPIYFFVNRDGIELNSSSNAGTVYFVSCQNVSVRDLSLEYNLCGIYLENTREARLENNRVSDNLYGIYLENAEGGLLANNIASNNDAGIFVLSSENTTFEDNILSDGGYGICLALSENSSLLNNSASDNFYGVYAYRSGNNTFTGNLANDNFEGIYLEASDNNRLINNYASENIYGLDLTFSSNNTLDTNTADLNYYGLSMWVSENSSVNESNAGSNLIGILLWMSEYNNLSNNTVLDNIYGFYLMDDSTGSGDKIRPNANTLVSNVVANNDGGILIDESYGNLIYRNYFNNTENVEDEYLNTWNSSEIGNYWSDYEGQDSNGDGIGDTPYVISNYTGSQDYLPVTWLFDCPAQPEDNDSEGQDLEDDTDTSAEPAENFWAVEASQEDVSDSKIESILGNSETGITEIVFEPWKYSTRIPSGYERFEEEASAIDSEQEDEPEDELDYAVSPGFEISQSMNLLAGSEEFENSGNINKAVIEFRVSKSWIEENNADISTVVLKRFTDESWTSFETAIAGEDGEYYFFEAEIWDSPDIQLRERK, encoded by the coding sequence ATGAGAAATATGAATATTACTATCAGGCTATTGCTTTCGTTAATCCTTATTTTGGGGCTTGCGGCAGCAGGTTCAGCTGAGGCTGAAGAAAGTGAAACCGTTGAACAGTTGACTTTGACAGCAAACCCGGTTGCAGAAGGAAGTTCCGGGGCAGACTATTCTCTTGCTCCCGTAAACCCTGAATTTCTGGAATATCGGGAACAAATGGATGAAATGGAAAACATTGATGATTTGATTTTTTCCGTCCGAAGTTCATTGACTTCCGAAACAGAATCAGAAACTGAGCCTGAACAGAAGACTGTAGTTCATACTACTGGGCTGAACCCTGCCCCTGTGGATCTTTCTCACCTTAAAGCGCTTGAAGATGCGGAAGACTCCGGCTCTTTTGAGCCTTTCTACGACCTTCGGGAGCTTGGGAAAGTGAGCCCCGTAAAAGATCAGAAAGACTCGGGAAGCTGCTGGGCTCACGGGGCCTATTCCTCGCTTGAATCTTACCTGCTCCCCTCGGAAACCTGGGATTTTTCGGAAAACAATATGAAAAATCTGCTCACACCCTATTATCCCGAGAGTTTTGATTATTACGAAGGTGGAGTCACCCTGATGTCAGTAGCTTACCTCACCCGCTGGAGCGGGCCTGTTGTTGAAACGGATGACCTCTATGACTCCCATTCCATTCTTTCTCCGGACGGGCTTCCAACAGTAAAACATGTTCAGGAAGTTCTGTTTATTCCGGACAGGCAGGGGGCTCTGGACAACGAGAACATCAAGCGGGCTCTGCAAGAATACGGAGCAGTTGCCTCCACAATTTATATTGATCTTGCCTATTTTAATTCCTTTAACAACAGTTATTATTATCCTGATGAGGAATTTTCCAATCACCTTGTTGCTATTGTCGGCTGGGACGACTCCTTTGATAAAAACAAATTCAATCCGGCTGCTCCGGGAGATGGCGCTTTTATTGTAAAGAATTCCTGGGGATCTGACTGGGGAGATGAAGGTTATTTCTATGTTTCTTATTATGACTCGAAAATAGGCACGGATAATGCCATTTACACCGCAGAGAGTCTTGACGACTATGATTCCATATACCAGTATGACCCTCTGGGCTGGGTCAGCAGCTTCGGGTATGCCCAAAAATCCTTTGCCTGGACTGCCAATATTTTCGCAGCAGGAGAAAATGAGACGCTCAGTGCTGTCAGTTTCTATACAACGGATTCCGGTGCTGAGTATGAGGTTTATATTTATACCGATCCGATTTCCGGGCCTATAAACCCCAAGGGCCCCGAAGCATCCGAGAAAGGGACATTTACCTGTGCCGGGTATCATACTGTCCGGCTGGATCAGGGAGTTCCCCTCACTAAAGGGCAGAATTTCTCGGTGTTACTCAGGTTCAGTGCTCCTGAATACGGATATCCTGTTGCTCTGGAGTACCCGATAGATGGTTACAGCAGCCAGGCCTCCTCCGGTGCAGGGGAAAGTTATGTCAGCCCTGACGGTATCAGCTGGGTTGACCTCTCTTCTATCCTTGAAAACTCAAACGCCTGTATAAAGGCATTTACTGACAGGGACGTTGCTCCGGAAGCGGCTTTTGTACTTAATGTTACTTCGGGAGCTTCCCCACTTGCGGTCAGTTTCATTGATGCAAGCAGGAATTCCCCTTCAGCCTGGAGCTGGGACTTCGGGGATGGCAGCAATTCAACCGAACAAAACCCGGTACATTCGTACTCCGAGGAGGGGCTCTACACTGTAACCCTTTCCGTGGAAAACGAATTTGGGGCTAACGGCACTTCCAGGATTGACTGTGTTTCCGTAGGGAAGCAGGCTGTGATCCTTTATGTTGACGATGACAATGTATGCGGTACTTCCTCCAACACTTATTCTTCCATTCAGGAAGCAGTGGACAGGGCAACCGCCGGTTCAACAATTATTGTCCGCGATGGCTGGTACAGCGAAACTGTGAATGTAGATAAGCCCCTGACAATCCGCTCCGAGTGCGGGCCTGAAGCCACCGTTGTCCAGTCCGATAAACAGGAAGATTCTGTGTTTTATGTTACTGCCGATTCCGTAAATATCAGCGGATTTTTCATAATCGGAGCAGGTGATTATTCAGGTAGCATTTTGTCCAATTGCGGAATCCTCCTTTACAATGTCAGAGGAAACAATATCTGTAACAATATTCTTACAGATAACCTGCTCGGGATTTGCATGTACGGCTCATCCGACAATACGGTGCAGGCAAACAATGCTATCTCAAACACCCATACAGGGATCTATCTGTACGATTCCCCTAACAATACCCTCTTCCGGAACAAAGCTATTTCAAACGGGTACGGGATCTGTCTTCGAGCTTCGGGGGATAACAGGCTCCGCCGCAATGAAATGGTGAACAATAAATATAATTTGAAAATTACAGACTTTTCCTCCATAAACGATATCGATAAGAGTAATACCGTTAACCGCAAGTCTGTTTACCACATTGTCGGAAAAAGCGACCTGGAAATAAATGCTTCTTTCGGGGCGGGGACGGTTTTCTGTATCGACTGCCAGAATGTGACTGTCAGGGACTTGGCCCTCGAAAACAACTACTGGGGACTTGTCCTCTGCAACACAAGCAATTTCCTGCTTGAAAACAACACCCTTGAAGATAACGACATAGGAATGTATCTCCTGGATTCCGGGTACGGTAAAATCGCAAACAACAGTGCGGTTTCAAATGGGGACTACGGTATCCTGTTTGAAAACGCCTGTGAAAACAGCGTTGAGAACAACACCGCAGATTCCAACAAGCTGTACGGGCTTTACCTGAGCAGTTCCTGGGGAAATACGCTCCGGAACAACACGATGTCAGACAACTATTTTAACTTCGGAGCCGGAGGGGTGCTTGAGCCAAACAGGATAGAAACGAATAACCTTGTTGACGGCAAGCCGATTTATTTCTTTGTAAATAGAGACGGAATCGAACTTAATTCAAGCTCGAATGCAGGCACCGTTTATTTCGTTTCCTGCCAGAATGTTTCGGTCAGGGACCTTTCCCTGGAATATAACCTGTGCGGGATTTATCTCGAAAATACACGCGAAGCAAGGCTGGAAAATAACAGAGTATCGGACAACCTTTACGGGATCTATCTCGAAAATGCTGAGGGCGGTCTGCTTGCTAACAATATTGCCTCAAACAACGATGCCGGCATTTTCGTTTTAAGTTCGGAAAATACCACTTTTGAAGACAACATCCTCTCTGATGGCGGGTACGGAATCTGTCTGGCGCTTTCCGAGAACAGCAGCCTGCTTAACAACAGTGCCTCGGACAATTTCTACGGAGTTTATGCTTATAGGTCCGGAAATAACACGTTTACGGGAAACCTGGCAAATGATAACTTTGAAGGCATCTATCTGGAGGCTTCGGACAATAATAGATTAATTAATAACTATGCCTCGGAAAATATTTACGGCTTAGACCTGACATTTTCAAGCAATAACACCCTGGACACAAATACTGCAGACTTAAACTATTACGGCCTTTCAATGTGGGTTTCCGAAAACAGCAGCGTTAATGAAAGCAATGCCGGTTCGAACTTAATAGGCATTTTACTCTGGATGTCTGAATACAACAATTTAAGCAACAACACTGTCCTCGACAACATATACGGGTTCTATCTGATGGACGACAGCACAGGCAGTGGAGACAAAATAAGGCCAAATGCCAATACCCTCGTGTCGAACGTCGTTGCAAACAATGATGGAGGTATCCTGATTGATGAAAGTTACGGAAACCTCATTTACAGGAACTACTTCAACAACACGGAGAACGTTGAGGATGAATACCTGAACACCTGGAACAGTTCCGAAATCGGGAACTACTGGAGTGATTATGAAGGTCAGGACTCCAATGGGGACGGAATAGGGGACACTCCCTATGTAATCAGTAATTACACAGGCAGCCAGGATTATCTGCCGGTAACCTGGCTTTTCGATTGTCCGGCTCAGCCTGAGGATAATGATTCGGAAGGGCAGGATCTTGAGGATGATACCGATACTTCAGCAGAGCCCGCAGAAAACTTCTGGGCAGTTGAAGCCTCGCAAGAAGATGTTTCAGACTCGAAAATAGAGTCCATTCTCGGCAACTCCGAAACTGGAATCACTGAAATCGTCTTTGAACCCTGGAAGTATTCCACAAGGATACCTTCTGGATATGAAAGGTTCGAAGAGGAAGCTTCGGCTATTGACAGTGAACAGGAAGACGAACCGGAAGACGAACTGGACTATGCTGTCTCCCCAGGTTTTGAAATTTCTCAGAGTATGAATCTTCTGGCAGGCAGCGAAGAGTTTGAAAACTCCGGGAATATCAATAAGGCAGTTATAGAATTCAGAGTTTCAAAATCCTGGATTGAAGAAAATAACGCAGATATCTCCACGGTCGTCCTGAAAAGGTTCACTGACGAATCCTGGACTTCCTTTGAAACAGCAATCGCCGGAGAAGACGGGGAATATTACTTCTTCGAGGCTGAAATCTGGGATTCTCCCGATATTCAACTAAGGGAAAGAAAATGA
- a CDS encoding cation-translocating P-type ATPase: MSSNQTESPGPAQMASDVEWYALTPAEIASRLQVDPDRGLNAAEAQQRLQKYGPNHLVEMNKEPGWQAFLRQYKDLMQIILLAAALINQIFTDKWGTTLVLVGLTVFNAMLGLRGESKAAASLAALAGTMKNITHVRRDGVTQEVDIAQVVPGDVVLMEAGDVVPADGRLFVTATLEIEEAALTGESVASAKNSEVIDGAEVPLGDRHNMAYMNTSVTRGRGEMIVTTTGMGTEMGHIADLLNKTKADKTPLQKQLDRLTMIIAGLAGLAFILMVIMGLRNGQPLDSIFIAGVALAIAAIPTGLPAVVITMYSMGTRELAAQNAIVKRLPSVETLGSVSAICTDKTGTLTLNKMTAVEFTIPGQNRYHVTGEGYGITGELKLTRGIQPGQPWQKNTAPYSTEGKIQSAGGKRIDLDQVLLPMALCADARLDGETLIGDPTEGALIVLAEKGGIHVDSAREMFPRVAEVPFDAEYKFMATFHNMTDEQGKPVVRCCVKGAPDVLIARGGYYWIPGGEPFAVTDENRHLALAENDRMAAAGERVMVVARRDFDPATFDPKSNLLDLVQDLTLLAMVGIVDPPRGEAKDAIASCHSAGIQVRMITGDHAVTAAAIGNELGIEGQALTGAEFAAIPDEQLKPQLDQIGVVARVTPEDKIRLVTLLQQKDNIVAMTGDGVNDAPALKKADIGVAMGVTGTEVSKDAAVMILTDDNFATIVKAVEYGRHIYNNLFNFVRFQMGQLVAYIACYLLAAFFFVLGGTPFAALVVLFLNFLISVPVAMALGFDKPTTGLMKKKPRPLKQPLLSTSQWIRIAFLGILMAIATVYLEAIFEAAGAVTAATMGFVAFALLSISRGLSVRSETETAFDRDIIRDRNQLQLYGMALLITILATELGFLQRLLGLTSLSGHQWRICIAAAIALLLVDELIKFFMRRSHKHDTLAPVAAAPAHT, encoded by the coding sequence ATGTCATCCAATCAAACAGAATCGCCTGGTCCGGCCCAGATGGCGTCAGATGTCGAATGGTACGCACTTACGCCCGCAGAAATCGCCAGCCGGCTTCAGGTCGATCCGGACAGGGGCCTGAATGCGGCTGAGGCTCAGCAGCGTTTGCAGAAGTATGGCCCGAATCACCTGGTGGAGATGAATAAAGAGCCGGGCTGGCAGGCGTTCCTGCGGCAGTACAAAGACCTGATGCAGATCATCCTGCTGGCGGCAGCGCTCATCAACCAGATATTCACAGATAAGTGGGGGACCACGCTGGTTCTGGTGGGTCTGACTGTCTTCAATGCGATGCTGGGCCTGCGCGGCGAATCCAAGGCTGCTGCCAGCCTGGCGGCGCTAGCCGGGACGATGAAAAACATCACTCATGTGCGCCGGGATGGTGTGACGCAGGAAGTAGATATCGCGCAGGTGGTGCCAGGCGATGTCGTGTTAATGGAAGCGGGTGATGTAGTCCCTGCTGACGGACGCCTGTTTGTGACGGCAACACTGGAAATCGAGGAAGCGGCTCTGACAGGCGAAAGCGTTGCTTCGGCCAAGAATAGCGAGGTCATCGACGGAGCCGAGGTGCCCCTGGGTGACCGCCACAACATGGCTTATATGAACACTTCAGTCACCCGTGGTCGAGGCGAGATGATCGTCACCACCACCGGCATGGGCACCGAAATGGGCCACATCGCTGACCTGCTCAACAAAACCAAAGCGGATAAGACGCCATTACAGAAGCAGCTCGACCGGCTGACAATGATCATTGCAGGGCTGGCAGGTCTTGCTTTTATCCTGATGGTCATAATGGGACTCCGCAACGGACAGCCCCTGGACTCCATCTTCATCGCCGGTGTGGCTCTGGCTATCGCAGCTATCCCCACAGGCCTGCCGGCTGTGGTCATCACCATGTATTCCATGGGTACGCGGGAACTGGCGGCCCAGAATGCCATTGTCAAACGGCTGCCATCGGTGGAGACGCTTGGTTCGGTCTCGGCCATCTGCACGGACAAGACCGGCACGCTGACACTTAACAAGATGACAGCGGTAGAGTTCACTATCCCCGGCCAGAACCGCTACCATGTGACAGGTGAAGGCTACGGCATCACAGGAGAGTTGAAACTGACCAGGGGTATTCAGCCCGGCCAGCCTTGGCAGAAGAATACGGCGCCTTACAGCACCGAGGGTAAGATACAGAGTGCAGGTGGGAAAAGGATCGACCTTGATCAGGTCTTGCTGCCCATGGCACTGTGTGCAGACGCGCGGCTGGACGGCGAAACCCTGATTGGCGACCCCACCGAGGGTGCTCTGATCGTGCTGGCTGAGAAGGGAGGCATCCATGTTGACAGCGCAAGAGAGATGTTCCCCCGTGTTGCCGAGGTGCCGTTTGATGCCGAATATAAGTTCATGGCGACCTTCCACAACATGACCGATGAGCAGGGAAAGCCGGTTGTGCGTTGCTGCGTCAAGGGAGCGCCTGACGTGTTGATCGCCCGTGGTGGATATTACTGGATTCCGGGTGGAGAGCCATTCGCAGTAACCGACGAAAATCGTCATCTGGCACTGGCCGAAAACGACCGTATGGCAGCTGCCGGGGAGCGGGTAATGGTCGTGGCACGCCGGGACTTCGATCCGGCAACTTTCGACCCGAAAAGTAATCTGCTCGACCTGGTGCAGGATCTGACCCTTCTAGCGATGGTTGGGATAGTCGATCCGCCGCGAGGCGAGGCAAAGGATGCGATTGCCAGCTGCCACAGTGCCGGCATCCAGGTACGTATGATCACTGGCGACCATGCGGTGACAGCTGCCGCCATAGGCAACGAACTGGGCATTGAAGGCCAGGCTTTGACAGGGGCAGAATTTGCCGCCATTCCTGATGAGCAGTTGAAGCCACAGCTGGATCAGATCGGTGTGGTGGCTCGCGTGACCCCGGAGGACAAAATTCGGCTGGTGACCCTGCTCCAGCAGAAAGACAACATCGTAGCGATGACCGGTGATGGGGTTAACGATGCCCCTGCGCTGAAGAAAGCTGACATCGGCGTGGCCATGGGCGTTACCGGCACCGAAGTCTCTAAGGATGCAGCGGTGATGATCCTGACCGACGACAACTTCGCCACCATCGTCAAGGCAGTGGAGTACGGCCGGCACATCTACAATAACCTGTTCAACTTTGTCCGCTTCCAGATGGGACAGCTGGTGGCGTACATCGCATGCTACCTGCTGGCTGCGTTCTTCTTCGTACTCGGGGGAACCCCGTTTGCAGCACTCGTTGTCCTGTTTCTGAACTTCCTGATCTCGGTCCCGGTGGCTATGGCGCTTGGATTTGACAAGCCAACCACAGGCCTGATGAAGAAGAAACCACGGCCGCTGAAACAACCCCTCCTATCAACTTCACAATGGATACGCATCGCTTTCCTCGGCATCCTGATGGCTATCGCCACGGTCTATCTGGAGGCTATCTTCGAAGCAGCCGGCGCAGTCACGGCGGCTACTATGGGTTTTGTGGCTTTCGCCTTACTCAGCATCTCCAGGGGACTCAGCGTTCGCAGCGAGACCGAGACCGCCTTTGACCGGGACATTATCCGTGATCGAAACCAGCTGCAACTCTATGGCATGGCGTTGTTGATAACCATCCTGGCGACCGAGCTCGGCTTCCTGCAGCGCCTCCTTGGCCTGACCTCCCTGAGCGGGCACCAGTGGCGGATTTGCATCGCCGCTGCCATCGCCCTGCTGCTCGTTGATGAGCTCATCAAGTTCTTCATGCGCAGAAGCCACAAGCATGATACATTAGCTCCTGTTGCCGCAGCGCCAGCCCATACATAA
- a CDS encoding DUF367 family protein yields MNPTNSRDVPLYIYHAGQCDPKKCTGRKMARFELARLYDKISRLPRSAILLDPMAEKALSPADDPKKGIIVLDCSWEEVERVFPELEKLNLEHRALPYMLAGNPVNFGRPFKLNSAEAFAAALYILGYKEQAEKVMSKFNWGHSFLELNREPLDEYATAKNSSEIVEIQSHYI; encoded by the coding sequence ATGAATCCGACAAATAGCCGGGACGTTCCCCTATACATCTACCATGCCGGGCAGTGTGACCCGAAGAAGTGCACGGGAAGAAAAATGGCACGTTTTGAGCTTGCCCGCCTTTACGATAAGATTTCAAGGCTGCCCAGATCCGCGATTTTGCTTGACCCGATGGCAGAGAAGGCTCTCTCGCCAGCTGATGACCCGAAGAAAGGAATTATAGTGCTTGACTGCTCCTGGGAAGAAGTGGAAAGGGTATTTCCCGAACTGGAAAAGCTGAACCTGGAACACAGGGCTCTTCCTTACATGCTTGCAGGCAATCCGGTGAACTTCGGAAGGCCTTTCAAACTCAACTCTGCAGAGGCTTTTGCAGCCGCCCTGTACATTTTAGGCTACAAAGAACAGGCCGAAAAAGTCATGTCCAAGTTTAACTGGGGGCACAGTTTTCTGGAGCTGAACAGGGAGCCCCTTGACGAATACGCCACTGCAAAAAACAGCTCCGAGATTGTGGAAATCCAGAGCCACTATATCTGA
- a CDS encoding HdeD family acid-resistance protein, with protein MEQPVEVEEQPGSEVGYGVLGVPWWVVLLEGIIAIIVGLFLIYNPAVTTIFLIQVLGIFWLAGGILSVLGAFVFSGNRLWKLLAGILGIIVGILVLIYPIYSPFIVLTLFIIFIGVWAIITGAVKLFLGFKGGGWGTGILGIVTIILGLLLLNNSLVGALVLPWVFGFFLIIGGIGGIIGGLKMRT; from the coding sequence ATGGAACAACCAGTTGAAGTTGAAGAACAACCAGGCAGTGAGGTAGGGTATGGAGTACTGGGAGTACCATGGTGGGTGGTTCTTCTGGAAGGGATTATCGCAATTATCGTTGGTTTATTCCTGATATACAACCCTGCAGTAACCACTATCTTTCTCATACAGGTCCTGGGCATTTTCTGGCTGGCAGGTGGGATCCTTTCCGTTTTAGGGGCATTCGTATTCTCAGGGAACCGATTATGGAAACTGCTTGCAGGTATACTGGGCATTATTGTAGGAATTCTCGTATTGATATACCCTATTTACAGCCCTTTCATAGTACTCACACTCTTCATTATTTTCATAGGGGTATGGGCTATAATCACCGGTGCTGTAAAACTTTTTCTGGGATTTAAGGGAGGAGGATGGGGGACTGGAATTCTTGGTATCGTTACCATAATCCTCGGGCTGCTACTTCTAAACAACTCTCTGGTAGGAGCTCTGGTTCTACCGTGGGTATTCGGGTTTTTCCTCATTATCGGAGGGATTGGAGGAATTATCGGAGGACTGAAAATGCGAACCTGA